The Alphaproteobacteria bacterium sequence TTTTCGCTTGCACCAAAAATCCCCAAACATATATCCGCATCGTGAATATAGCGGTGTAATTTAGAATACTCTACCCAAGGCAACCATGTGCAATTGGTGAAGCTTTGAGTGGCAAATTGCGCTTTTAGTTTGTTTGCTTCCTGCCCGCTACCAATCAATGTCCAGCGTAGCATGTCACGTTGAGGGTGGTGTTGATTGCGTTCAATTGCCTGTAAAATAGTTTCCATGCCATGCAATGGAATACATTGACCATAAAACAACACATGAAACGGGGTGTTTTTTTGATTATGGAGGGCAGGGAAAAAATATTTTTCTTCCGCTCCTACGGCGATAAAGGTGATTTTGTTTTTAGGAATATGGAATATTCTTGCGATATAATTCGCATGCGCCTCTGTATCTAGCACGACAATATCAGCCATTTTACACGCCATCCATTCTGCTGCATATAATGCCCATGCAAGAGGATGCCATGCCGATAAAAGCTGCCGATCATGTATTGTGGTATCATATGCAGACAAAAACATATCCCACACAATGCGTGCGCGCCTGATTTTGGCAAAAGGCCATAATATAATAACATCCAATATGCCCATATAACCTATCACTACAGTGCTGCGGCGTGGTGCGCGCATATAATTTGTAATAAGCCGTGGATAGGCTACAGCAATTCTCCAGATGTGCTGTATGCGTTGGCCAAAGCGCAATTGAGATTTATCTTCCACGCCCTGCCATGGATTTCTGGCAATTTCTATTACATCGAAATGCTGCGATTTATGCAGCGCGTCGCGCATTATACGCACACGGGGTTTTCCAATGTCAAAGCTGCCAAAAAGAATGATTTTTTGTCTGTGCATAATGATTATTCATAGACTATGTTGGGAGTGCATCCTAGTATTTCGTTCACAACCCCGCTTAATACCTGCATATTCCTTGCTATATAGGTTAATAGTTTCATGTCGCACAAAACATTGCTGTGGTCAGGCGTATGTCTTTTACTAATCGTGCAGTTTTGCGCTGTGTGGTGGTTAACTCCTGCAAGCTTTTTTATTAGCGACGAGATCACCTATTTCCTAATGGCGCATTCTATGGCAGAGGAGGGGAGTCTGCATCTTTGGAATGGTTATAATGAATACCCCTCCTTGTCGCTGATATTGCCACAAACTTCTCCACTCTATGAACAGATTTATCCAAAATATCCTTCGCTCTATGCGTTTATTGCGGCGCCATTTTATATGACATTTGGCTTTAAAGGATTGTTTCTGCTCAATGCTTTGGCGTTGGTGGGAATAATCTGGTTAACACAGCGTATTACCCACATGCTGTTTGATTCAGTTGCAACGGGCTGGCTGGCTGCTGGAATTTTGTTGTTTGGCACCTATATCTGGCCGCAATCACAAGCGATATGGCCGCATATTACCGTTATATTTTTTATACTTGCTGCCTGCTATGCTGTGGTAAAGGCATGGATGTTGCCCGTTGAAAATGCTGCATATCCATTGTTGGCAGGGCTATGTTTTGCTATCGCGCTGGCAATACGCCTTGATAGTATTTTAATTGCTCCATTATTGGCGGCGCCGTTTTTATACGTCCGGCCAATCCGTTGGAATGCCTTGCTTGCAATTGGAATGATAAGTTTTTTAGGTGTGATCTTTCTGGCAGTTACAAATTTCAGTAAATTTGGCAGCTTAATGCCACTGGATTATGGGCACACTATTGGTGTGCGTATTGAAGGGAAAGATTTCACGCGCTTATCGCCTTCGTTTCTCGTGCCACTGGCAGTGTATGCATTTGTATTTTTCAGTAGTTTTATATGGATAAAAGGTCAAAACACGTCATGGCATAAGCGTGTTTCGCTTAATCACTATGCCGCTATATGGATTTTGGGGGCAATAACTTTATGTGCCTTGTTCTGGCCACAAACACGATTAGCGCTGCTGGGTTTTGAAGACATTATATGGAATCTGCAAAAACAAGGCGGATCGATACAAAGCGCACGCTCTACGATGAGTTATACCGAGTCAGGTGTATATTTATATTCCGGCGAAATGAAGCGCGCTTTTGTGCAAAGCTGCCCGTTTATATTTATTGGCCTTATACCATTCTTTTTGCGCAAGCATATCAAATCAGAGCATCGCATCAAACTATGCTGGGTGTGGGCCGGAGCCGCAATGTATATGGTGTTCTATGGCACGCTTAAATGGGATGGCGGCTATGGGTACAACATGCGTTATTTGTTGCCGGCATTGCCGTTTATCGCAATAGCTGCAGCATTTAGTTTGCACCAATTATGGCAATTATGGCGCATAACGCTGAAAAAAACAGATGTTCTTTTGGCGTTGATTGCGGGGTTATGTGTGGTAGCGGTTGTACTGTGGCTACGTGAGCAAGAGCTGCAGCAACGTATCGAAGTATTGCAAACGGGTGCCATGCTGGCGGCAATCGGGGTGTGTGTAATGTTGACGCTAGCACATAAAATTGCAGTTCTGCGTCGCTTCGCATTGATTGTTGCAACGGCAAGCGTGGCGTGGGGAGGAGCAACGGCCATGTTGCTGCATTATCCATTGTATCAGGAGCGCCGCGCCGTTACATTGAAAAATGCAGAAGAAATGCGCACAACCCTTGCGTCGGATGCTATGTATATTGGGCCACAATGGCAGGTTTCAATGCAGCCCGTATGGGGCAATAAAATACGAGTGTTAAACACGTTCTTGCAAGATGACAAGGAAATAGAAGCCGTGATTAAGCAGCATTTGGCATGGGGTGTGGCGGTGTATGTTGCACCAAATCATGCGCAGGATTTAATTCGTAAATTAGCGCGTTGGGAGCTGCACAGTGTGCGTATGCCTAATGGAATAATTGAAATTAAATCAGGAGCGCCTTCATGAAGGTTTTTGTGCAAATTCCTTGCTATAACGAAGCGGATTCGATTGCGCAAACCATAGCAGACATTCCCAAAGAAATTGCAGGGGTTAGCGAAGTATCTGTAGTGGTTATAGATGATGGTTCAACGGATAATACTGCGGAGATAGCGTTGAAAAATGGCGCCGATCATGTGGTGCACCACCATATGAATTTAGGATTGGCTACGGCCTTCAAATCTGGGTTGGATTACTGTTTGGAGCAGGGGGCAGATATTATTTTGAATACTGATGGTGACGGGCAATATCGCGGTAAATATATTCCAGCATTGCTCGCACCGCTTTTGGAAGATAAAGCCGAGGTGGTGATTGGCAACCGTCAGGTGCATGAAAAAGAAAGCTATACCAGCTTTCATCGCCGCTTTCACAGGCTTGGGTCGCGGTTTATTAATTGCCTGCTTGGCGTAGATGTAGACGATCCCATCAGCGGGTTTCGTGCAATACGCGCAAATGTGGCGCGTCGGCTGAACATTCATTCTTCGTTTAGCTACACAACAGAAATGCTGGTGCAGCTGCGCTATTTAAAAATTCACATCATGAATATTCCGGTAACCACCAACAGTACTACGCGCCCCTCCCGATTATATAAAAAACCTATGGGATTTGTGGTGCTTACGGGGCTTACTGTGCTTCGTGCTTATGCGATGTATTTCCCACTACGCGCATTATTACCAATTGCGGGGTTATGCTTTCTGATTGGCACGATTCCTATTGTGCGCTTCTTAATAGCTTATGGCGCGGGCGAGGGAATGGGGCATATCCAATCGCTTATACTAGCAGCTATGGCGATTATTTTAGGCACTATCATCACCTTATTTGCCATGCTGTTCGACTTTCAGTTGCGGCAGAAATGGCGAAATGGTGCATAAGATAAAAGTTAGCATATTCATGCTTTTAAGCGTATAATAGCAAAGTCATGAATGCTTGCCGTACCGTTTAGCATATATTTTTGAATTTTAACGCTATGTGGTATTGTTTGGCAGCTTCGCGTGAAGACTGCTGCGCGCATAAAGATACGCGAAATATATATACAATAAAAATAAAAAATGTAGCTATGACAGAGCGATAGAATAATGAAATCAAAAAAACGCGCAAACTCACCACAAAGTTTACTGAATGCTATTAATGGCAGAGATAAAGATGGTAACTCCTTTGGTGCTCATAGAGAACTAAGCGTTGATCATCGGAATTTATCAGAAATTATAGTTGATTGGATGGACGGAAATATTGATGAATTTTTACAAGATTCATTGCTGAGTGATCAAGTAGATAAAGATGATTTCATCGATATAATGCGGCATAAAAAAAATCCATCCATTGAATTAGCTAACTACATTATCGCTATAAAATGCCCTGATAAAGGGGAGTTTATAAAAGCAAGGCCGCTTATTTCTAAAATGTTAGATGAAGATTTGCCGCAAGTTTCGCTACGCGATCCGGAAGCGCTTTATCATAAAAAATTACAACAATTCCTTGATGAAGATATTGTTGTTGATGAATGTGACTTTAGCCCAAAACAGTCACAAACAGATTTATATAATGTGATTGCTGGCAGATTAAATCAAATTGCTCCAAATGTGGATATTGATGCATCTTTAGGTGCGTTAGCGCATATGCTGGAATTGGACGAAGAGCAACTGCTGGGCAAAGCGGCGATGCCAAAAAAAGCAGATAAAGAATACTATGCCGCTCAGTTAAGTACGGCGTTGTTTCCTGAAGATGATGAGGCTTATCACCATTGCCATGATTTGGTGTTGGAAGCCTGGAATGATGCCAAGCCCGAACAAAAGCCTGCATTAGCGCAAATGATAAAATTTGTAAGATTGAGTTCCGGATACACTAGAGATGAAGTTGCAGAAAGCAAGAATTTGCGTTGGTATGGATATATTGAGAGTGGCGATAATGTGCCTAGTAAAAATTCTTTGCATACATTTGCACAGATTCTGCCCTTAAGTGCGCCGTATCTAGAGGCCGCATTACCTAATGCAAAAAAATATATAATGCGTTTGGAGTCTGAGAACTCCCATAGATTCAGAGATATAGTCAGCCACTGGCCAGAGGGGAGGGAAGAAAATTTTTTAAAAAATACCTCATTAGAGGGGCATATTACGTATAAGGACTTTGAAGCATTGATGGACGGAGAAAAATTGCCATCAGACGATTTGATGAAGTACTTAAAATCTATCACGCCGGATATAGGTAAGAAGAGTGGTTTTTATAAGAGTCTTTTAAATGCGGATAAAAGGTTTAACGAATACCGCAAGTTTGGTGCAGAAACTGTAGATATTAATGATAAAGAAGGGTTAATTTCTAAAAGAATTGATCATATAATAGAAAATACTCGCTGTAACCCTGGCGAGGCAGCGGTTGTATTTGCACAAAGGAGAAATTTAAACGCCACTATAACACCTTATCGGAAAACAAAATATATACATGAGGGGGTTACTGAAGTAATCACCAAGCATGCAAAGGCTCTTGGTGTGGACCCGATGCAATTAGGCGGATTAGAACCGTTGGAGGATACAATATTCCCTCCCTCACTAGCTATGCAATTGGCGGAAAAAGTTCATCCCGATTACGATCCGCATCATAGCGAAGTGGTCACCAGTGCTTTAGAAGTATGGGCGAATGCTGGCAAACCCGACATGGTTGCGCTTCCCAAAATTTTAACGCTTTTAAAAGGGAGTGCAGTTGGCGCAGAAAACCTGCCTGTAGAGCTAGATCAGATATTTCCGCGTAAAAATAAATTTATGGCTGATGAGGATATATTAGACCAATACAGGTCATTAGCAGGAAATAGCGAAGAGAAATTAGAAGGAGCGATTGACGAAGCAAAGGAATTTTTTGCTGCAAAGCGCACAGAGACAATTCGTCTGAAGAAAAGAGCGTTAAATACGCCAGAACACCACAGCATAGAACATGATGCTGCGCTGAAAAACCGCTATGCAAATGTAATGGAGGAGTTAGACCCGCAGATTCAAAAAGCAATTGATTGCAAAACTGCTCGTATAAATACCCATGAAGAAGGATTGCGTAAATTTGATGAGTTAGCAAAAGGTGTTGATGCAGTTGGAATGAAGCCCGAACAACTTGTTGGCATACTGAAGAATGCACAAATATGGACCTTTAGTTCCAAGACTCTTGTTGACAAAATTAACGCATTTATCACGTTATATGATCAGGGCGTGCTTGGTTTGGAAAATAAAACTGGCAGTAATGATACGTATGAGCCGCTATTTAATTTTTTGAAGCACAACAACTCAGTTTTAAAACAACCAGCACATATAATCCGGGAGTCAGGCGTATTGGCTGCGCTCGTCACAGAGAGTGATAAAAATTATTTTGTAGATAACAGTTATTTTGGCGATAATAATCGCTATTTCACAGATAGCGCTGCGTTTAAAAAAGCAATAAACTTATATCGTGAAGACATACTTAGTGGAGAAAAGCCAATCTCTGTGGATGATGTGGCTAATCAGCAAGATCCTGCTTCACAAAGCTTATGGGCAAAACGCATGGTGTTCGAAGCATTAGCTTCTGAGGGTATTTACGATATACGGGAAAAAGCAGATTCTTTTAGCTTGAAAAAGCATTTTTCAAAAGTATTTGATAAAAATCCAGACATTTTTTTTGCATCTACCGGGCTTAAGAATAAAATTTCAAGTAGAGAATTTTTGAGTATTTCAAACGGCAGAAAGAAGCCGAGTATGGGTATGCTAGATTATCTCGCTGAAGTTATGCCGAATGAGTTTGGAGATGAGAAGTATTATGCTTTGTTAAAAGAGGAAATTGAGAACTCTGAACTGCCGCAAGTTCAAGTTAAAGCTCCACACTCCTGGCAAGATGTGCGAGAGCGCCAGTTGCGGCCAGATAATCCATACAAAAGCTTTCCCCCTTCAGCTATAATACCTAAAAAACGTCCTGTTACTACCGTTGAAGAAGATCCTGCTAAGGCGCTTGCAGACATGCTGACTGAGGCTTCTATTAATATTACAAATGTGGCTGAAGATGATTTGCCACCCTCTGCTAAACACACCAATCGCGAGGCTCATAGAGCTACAGATAGGAATAATGGCCCCAGACGATGAAGGCCAACAAAAGGGGGCAGTCTGCACTGCCCCCTTTTTAGTAATTTGATAGCAAAATTTATGCGGCTTTGGTGTTTTGTGATTTGGCAGTCCACGCAAATTCGCTAAGTTCTTTGTTCAGTGGTGTATCGGCCATGTTGTTTATAAAGTTGGAAAGAGTTTTGGCGGCTAAACCAACCATAACCTCCAAAGCCTGTTGGCGGGTATAATCAGCGTCAAGAAAGCTTTCAATCTCCTGATTGCTGACATTACCTTTATTGCGTAGCAGGCTGCGAGTAAA is a genomic window containing:
- a CDS encoding glycosyltransferase family 2 protein; this encodes MKVFVQIPCYNEADSIAQTIADIPKEIAGVSEVSVVVIDDGSTDNTAEIALKNGADHVVHHHMNLGLATAFKSGLDYCLEQGADIILNTDGDGQYRGKYIPALLAPLLEDKAEVVIGNRQVHEKESYTSFHRRFHRLGSRFINCLLGVDVDDPISGFRAIRANVARRLNIHSSFSYTTEMLVQLRYLKIHIMNIPVTTNSTTRPSRLYKKPMGFVVLTGLTVLRAYAMYFPLRALLPIAGLCFLIGTIPIVRFLIAYGAGEGMGHIQSLILAAMAIILGTIITLFAMLFDFQLRQKWRNGA
- a CDS encoding glycosyltransferase, yielding MHRQKIILFGSFDIGKPRVRIMRDALHKSQHFDVIEIARNPWQGVEDKSQLRFGQRIQHIWRIAVAYPRLITNYMRAPRRSTVVIGYMGILDVIILWPFAKIRRARIVWDMFLSAYDTTIHDRQLLSAWHPLAWALYAAEWMACKMADIVVLDTEAHANYIARIFHIPKNKITFIAVGAEEKYFFPALHNQKNTPFHVLFYGQCIPLHGMETILQAIERNQHHPQRDMLRWTLIGSGQEANKLKAQFATQSFTNCTWLPWVEYSKLHRYIHDADICLGIFGASEKAAQVIPNKVYQALACGKPVITRSSPAMATVSLPHITTIAAQDADALLAALYDAMEAPSCEVTPYQPIRQIEAEWQKLAAGQTSV